The DNA sequence tcattgcacactaactgagatatttcagttagtgtgcaatgaatctaaaatatattaatgttaaattatcatcatgacattatggaaaataattaactttatcacaatatgctaatattttgagaaggaccagtatagcAGTTTCCAACACCAGAAGTAGCACTAAATTGAGTACCCTAATTTGGTCAGGAATCAACCTCTTGTCTCACTCATGAAACCAGCCTGAACCTCTGTGTATGCTGCTTGCACAGGCTCATTTCCTTGCTCGACTGAAGGGTAAATCTCGGCACAGCAGCCATGGTTCCAGCTTGACGATCACTTGGAGACTAGAAGGATGTTGTTTCTAGTCCGGCCTACTGGTGGTTCCCCATTTTGGTAACGGAACCGTGtgacataaagaaaaaataaacacaaatctttCAGTGATTTAACACCAGATTAGAAGAATTAACCAAACTGTACAAtgcaaacataaacacataatGCAACCAAATCTCTGTAAGCTGATAAATTCTTGCTTACTGGCAACTGAAAAATGTCTTGCTGtttctaatttgtttttttgtttcttgaatGAGTCAGATAACAGCAGGAACTGACAGCTCTCATGGGAGGAGACGTCATTAGAGGctaatcaaccaatcagaagaGGACTTGAGAAAAATGCCAGCTATCATGCAATCTATCAAATTAtggttattatttaaaaaacattattgtgtATAATTATAACTTGAAGGTCCCATGTTATAGCAGATaattaatgtattattttatctGTTGAATTTACCCATCAAAGTCAATGGGCGTAGTCAAGATGATTGGTTCAAAATATACCTGTTTCCAGGATAATCAATAACATATTTTAGTTCACTGACCAGTTAATTTATTCTGTATttacttatttgtttttgttatggtATATCATATATAATTAACTATttacccattttatttatttattggagtATGGCCTTTTGGTCCTCTTTAAATTGCTGCCTTAATACTTTTTATTAATAGTTGAGGAAAACTGAGAAAGATGAAACAAGGCATGTATCTGTTCTTAAAATTATATAAGGCAATGCAAGGCACTAACTTTAAAACAAGATACattttgcaaaattatttaaacttacttttaaataaagatgTGTTGTTTATACGCTTGTAAATAACTATAAAAATAGGTCACAAAAACTCAACATCACATTTAGATGCTATTAACAACATGCAGATCAAGTATTAAACAGGTATTTTTAAGGAGCAAGCTAGAGCAAAGAGGTACTGATTTCACACAATCTGTTTAGTAGACAAACTCAGAAAACACTGGGATGTCAGTGTCACCTTATTTCAATGCCACAATACAATGCAGAAAAGCTTGAAAACCCTGCAATTGGTCCAGAAAATAAGAGACTGCGATCCAGGAAAGAGTGGTTCATGGGTTTGGAAGCAGAAACGGCTATGATGAGGAAAGTGGACAAGCATGTGTTTACATGAGACACCAACACAAGCCTCCGTAATCAATCTTGCAATCTCTCAGGGTGAAAACTCAGCCAAGAATCAGTGCGTGGGATGAAAGTCATGGTAAACAGCGTGAATCTCTGCCAgctgtttatttaaaatctctGTTTATCCACAGAACTATGAATCTTTTTCCTGCAGTGTCATACTAAACATAAATGTTATTCACATGCTGGTATCATGGGAAATATGTTTGCATCTTACTAAAGGCCCACATGACatgatttacattttattatagtATCCACAGGGATAAAATAGATGGGATGGGGAAATGTTTAGCTTTTCAACATGAATACAAATTACCTAAAATAAACTAACATCTACATCCAATTCATAACTTCTTCTGCTCATATAGGAGTCATATTGTTACAATAACACATCAAACCTCTGAGGACAACTTAATACATCAGCTCAACTGATGTTGGTCAGGTAAACTTCTTCTAAGAACCATTTCCAAATACtgcatggaaaaataaatatgtgaaaaGTGCAGATTTATAGTAGCTGTTTTAAATTTCAACAAATGAATTTGTATGGAATAGGCAAAATCTTTTGCCATTTTTAGGTGCTTTTCTGGGCCTTTCCCAATTAATTGTAGTGTAACTTTGAAAAGACAAGAAGAACTGTCAATACTGCTTtcttactttttaaaacctaaaaatatgcaaaaataatcagaaacatatttttctaaaataaaataaaaattatttggaaAAATTAACATTAAATTTATGGTTGTATTGCCTGAATGTGAACCGGATTAGAATATTAACAAATTTCTTCATAAACTCCAGAAACTTGAATTAATAAAAATCTTACAATTTGGTTGTAGTTGCATTTGTTTCCTACAAGTTATCATCCCAACATATATTATATATCTCAAGGTTAATCCATATTATCTGGATTTGTCTGCATAAACCACATTAGATGTAATTTGAGAAACCAACCAAAATGCAACAAGGACaaaatggatagatagatagatagatagatagatagatagatagatagatagatagatagatagatagatagatagatagatagatagatagatagatagatagatagatagatagatagatagatagatagatagatagatagatagatagatagatagatagatagatagatagatagatagatagatagatagatagatagatagatagatagatagatagatagatagatagatagatagatagatagatagatagatagatagatagatagatagatagatagatagatagatagatagatagatagatagatagatagatagatagatagatagatagatagatagatagatagatagatagatagatagatagatagataaatagatagatagatagatagatagatagatagatagatagacagacagatagatagatagatagatagatagatagatagatagatagatagatagatagatagatagatagatagatagatagatagatagatagatagatagatagatagatagatagatagatagatagatagatagatagatagatagatagataaaaagAATCTCATTTAAACAAAGACCATTTAGAGCGTTTtgagattaaaacagaaatatgaatTATTGCCACATCTATTGCTCAATAATTATTGCATATCTTTGCAGAGTAATTAATTTATCAagctatttattaaaaaagtgaTGTATTTCTCAGTCTGTTTATATATATGTTTCTTTATTCTTGATTATGACAGTCCAAGTCTTTCATACTAAATAAAGTCCGAACATTATGACAGTGAAAAAAATTACTACATCCACTGTAAAATGAGCCAGAAAATATAGCAGtgcttgtttttttcaaagTGGGAAAACATCAGATGATTCACTCTCTCCCTTGAGTTGCTGTTCTAACATCTGTCCAGTCGTTGTTTGCCCGCAAATAGGAAAAGTGAAAAACTACAACTTCATACACTAATGAAAATAATCATTCAAGTATAGTTATAGCGCTACAGCCTCAAATGTAAGTCCTCCTATATTTGTCAAGTGGTCTCCAGGTAAGTGTGgcgaaaaaaatcaaaaacatatacttccaaatttcaatgtgtaccataaatatatcttatttTATACCATAGTATTGAAAACCACGTCTTAAGTAAGTGCTTTGCACATGCCCATTGGTCAACTTAATCTATAGTATTTACTATATTAAGTGATTGACATTTTTTGCCTGTGTTAAtagtgaacaaaataaaagaaatctcaGGAATAGTCAGGTCTAAACGGATGCTTCATTAGACGGAATGAACCATTACTCTCttactcagctttatttcttTCTGGTGAACATTACGGTATCTTTTGAACTAGCTGTAATAATATCTTAAAGGTGACCTAAGCCATATAAAAATAAGATACCTTCACCAATAAGAAGTTCTCTGAAGAGTTGACATGATTTaataaacatcattaaaaattcaCTATGTTctttattgctgttttttatCCTAAGCaatgaaaaaatattacatGTTTTCATGTGTACTAATAAGGAGCCACATTAGTGTGGATAAAATTTGACATTTTCAGTGAAAAAGGGAAGTAAAggttttctctgtttcttttcaGCTCAGTTGAACAAATCTGTTTTCATTCCCTTCTTGTTTGCACTGTATTTCTGTCTCTGTCCCCATGATCTCTTTCTTTTCACCCAAGCATCAGATGGTGGGAGCTCAGCCGACCACACTGAATGcatgtttttacataatttcTGTGCCTAAGCAACAGATCCAGTTGTTGATATGGAACCCTGCATATCAAGCAGTTCCACACAGATTTATGACTGTACAGCGTCCACTGAGCTGAGAATCTTGTACCTGTTACCCAATACACCCAAACACTTTTCCCTTCACAGTTGGTCAGAGGTGGCAGGTATTTTACTGCATGAGCTTATTTGAATAACAAATACACTATACATCTGAACATACTGTAAGTTCAGAGGCCAAACATCAAATAAAGGAAAGCTGAAAGAAAGGACAATTACATAAAGGTTTGTCCAGCCATGTTTAAACATTAGTGTAGCAACACTGGAGACATTTTGCAAAGTTTTAAAGTGGGTGCCTTGTAACAATCCCACTGGGCAGTCCTgttttagggtgtattcacacatGTCACAATACATCCGTGTTCGTTTCCTCTCTTGGCTCGGACCATTTGTGTAGGTGTGAATACACTTATGCGAATCCTGGTCCAGATCAAACAACCGGACTGAGACCCACGTTTttaggtggtctcggtccgcttctgGTATGCATACAATCCGGCCTTGATTCAGCCCAATTACAGGAAACATACACCTTTTTGCACTTAACGAGGTACATTGGCCTGTAAAAgaattcataccccttgaacctttccacatattgtcacattacaaccacaaacataaacatattttattggaatcttATGTGgaagaccagcacaaagtggtattcaattgtgaagtggaaataaaattatacatgatttctttttttatacaaataaaaaactgaaatgggcattgtgcaaaagtattcagccacCCTGAGTCCATACTTTGTGCAACCAACTTTtactacaattacagctgcaagtcttttccggtatgtctctaccagctttgcatagtgactaacatttttgcccattctttgcaaaacagctcaacctCAGTAAGATTAGAAGAAGAGCGTGTGccaacagcagttttcagatcttgccacagattctcgattgggtttagttctggactttgactggccattctaacacttgaatatgtttgtttttttaaactgttccattgtagccctggctttatgtttagggttgtggtcctgctggaaagtgaacctctaCCCCAGttccaagtcttttgcagactccaacaggttttcttccaagattgccctgccatccatcttcccatcaactctgaccaccttccttgtccctgctgaagagaagcatctgtagagcatgatgctgccaccaccatatttgacagtggggatggtatgTTCGgagtgatgtgcagtattagttCTCTGTCACACAGAgcgcattttggccaaaaagttcaattttggttttgtctgaccaaagcaccttcttccacatatttgctgtgtccccaacttGGCTTCtggtaaactgcaaatgggacttcttatgtttttttttttttaacaatggctttcttcttgccattcttccataaaaaacatgtttgtgcaATGCTTgactaacagttgtcctgtggacagattccctcACCAGACCCAGCGCtgtgagtgccttgttgctgaaaagcgctatataaataaatttgacttgacttgtggatctctgcagttcatccagagtcaccaggggcctcttggctgcatctttgATGAGTGCTCTCCGTgttcggcctgtaagtttaggtggacggccttgtcttggtaggtttccagttgtgccatactctttccatttccggatgatagattgaacagtgctccgtgagttgttcaaagcttgggaaatctttttatagcctaagcctgctttaaacttctccacactttatccctgacctgtctggtgtgttccttggacttcatgatgctgtttgctccctaATATTCTCTttaccaacctctgaggccatcacagaCCAGCTGTATTTGTAATGAGATTAGataacacacaggtggactgtatttagtcattagcaatcatcaggaaacttctgaaggcaattggttgcactcagagtaaagtgGGCTGAATACTgttgcacaccacactttaaaattttttatttgtaaaaattgttttaaatcatgtataattttctgttaacttcacaattgtataccactttgtgttgatctttcacataaaattccaataaaacatagttatgtttgtggttgttatgtgacaatatgtggaaaagttcaaggggtatgaatacctttacaagccactgtagatATCATGGGAAAAAGTAGTCCTTTAGCATTGCTATCACTGCTACTGCATGGATATTACAAACAATGATCTGTGAACAGACCTGCAGCACTGAGAAGACACGGGGATGCACATGTAACCCAACTGCTAGAAAAGACATAAAGGAATGCGGTCGTGTTTAACGTGTTTCGTGTGAAAATGAAAGAATGGTGGTTTGAGTGGTTTCCGGATTAATGCCttgttaaagtgaaaaaaaacttCACCAAAGTTATCTAAAAGCAAGAGACGCATTAAACAAGTTTCCCTCTATTTTcaggtctgtgctctgtcccgtcATAGTAATTTCTGTCCCATGGGAGCAACGATCATCACAcgcatggctttgtttacaagttattTGCATATACGAATTTAGAATGACTCAAAATGCCTTCAGCTGGTGCAATACAAAATCCTTCAAAGAACACACTATACAGGAAAAAGGATGTTTCAAATGGGTTTCTCACCTACCAACACATGTCCAAATTGCATGGGAAATTTACCTTACAATATGCTCTCTGGCACTGTCCCCCTATGGCTTCTGGCTAAAAGAATGTGAAAACCTATCCACATGCCTTGAATATACAGTTCTGCCCTCACTTTGCTTTCttggtgacatcacaaaagTAGATTTGGAAACAAATAGATGCAACATCCTTCTTGCAGTTTTAAGcattgcaaaagaaaaatactggAAAAACTGGAAATATAATGCATTGAAAAAATACTAGACTTATTAGACTTTGTTTCTATGGAGAGAATGTCTGGTTGTaaacaaaagcaacagaaaaaataattaataaatttataaataaacaattCATTACGTGGTGCTGTAGGGGGTATGGGCATTGCCACCTCCGCATCAGGGCCCGGGGGGCATGGGGATGCTTGTCCTGGGGCATTGCTGTTCCTAGTCGGACTGGGCATTTGGGTGTTGCCCCGGGCTGGTGGTGGATGTGGGTTGAGAGTTGGGCGGGGTGTGGTCTGGGTGGGCTGCAGCTGCCAGTATTGAGGTGGTGCTGTTGTGGGCCGCTGTACCCTCTTGTTTGGCCTGCTTCTGCTCCTGGCTGACACAGGGaaacagtgtgtttgaggtgctTCCCCAGCTGTGCCCATGCTAACTTAAATGTATTGAATTAACAATAATCAGAAGTTTACAAATCCATAATGTCATCACCCCATATTTCCCTTATGAGATTAATACATAGTAATCTTAGTATATATAAACTTCTaactttgaagaaagtaataaaatgcTCATTATTCTGGcctttagcaaatagaaataatgtttGAGCATTTTCAGACAGTGTATTTAATAACTGGTTACAGCTGCAGATCAACAGTAATCTCCATTTGTAGCAACtctcctggtaaagatgtgttgAAAAATCATCAGATGATTAAAAAATGATCTTTTATTGCAATAGCACAACCTCATTATGTAAACCTGATAAAAACCCAACCCTAAAATGAAGAACACTTACTCCATGGGCGGAAAAGAGTACACTTATTGgtacaattaaacatttttatttagttaatatttttaaagccTTTCCAATTCACATGCTGATCAAGATGTCCATGGACTTTTAGTTAGTTTTCAAAaactttctgtttccctgaggtATAAATATCACATGATTTGAATGCCTATTTTTctaatttgtaattttcaaattgGGATAGCCAAAATAACGTACCATTCAAAAGAGACAAGTGTATGTTAATCTTTATGAGTCAGGAAATGGCTACAAAAGAATGGCTACTTGTCTAAAGATGCCTATACAGTATCTACagtcagtcagagcaataatgaaagagttttaaaaaacctggaactgtgacaaacaatgCTGGTTGAGGACCAAAATTTATCATGCCACCCCACACTGTGAGGATGATGGCAAGGGatctaaaacaaatatatatatagatatatatccagTACTCGCTAATAGAGAGGTGCAGGAAATAGTGGCATCTTGGGATAAAAATACTCTTTAACAACCGTTAGAGACTCTTGTTACAAGTGAATTAGTTGTTTTAGAGGCATGGCAGGAAAAAGCCTTTATACCATCCTATCatcacaaacaataaatgtgtgACACGTTCTACACTCAACTGGGACTGGAGCTATGCGCTTTGGTCAGGTAAGACCAATGTTAtcaggtgagaaatgtaggattatcgtactagagacataCAATTATCAcattttgagggaaattatcgtacacttgtcataaccaaaataacaagtgtgttgatgtgttgaatagcgtcCAACAGGcactcgcagctttgtggcgtcactacggaatggatttatcaacatctgcagccccacagtgccgggctctgcttcttcttcttttcttttttttcttttcctcaatcatgggtgggcgcagtggactattcacccaatcatggccgttgttctgagaccaacgcatcacgtcacacgtaggtcacatttagaaaagcacaattggctggaatttccagcatctgttctcgaatccggacacagatgccttcagggttcacaaaaaaactccgacagactttggcgatgggctgatgacaactgattacaaccacacattcacggaatggtcaaattatcggacatttggccttttttaggaatattgatcgtacatagtacagagagcaaaattatcgtacaaatacgataattatTGTACACCTGGTAACACTGGGTAAGACTAACATTGAATTTTGTTTAAGCAACTAATGCTTAAAAAAATTGTCCTTTCAAATTCACAGAGGCTACTTATGTGTGGAGCTTAACAATATGTCt is a window from the Girardinichthys multiradiatus isolate DD_20200921_A chromosome 15, DD_fGirMul_XY1, whole genome shotgun sequence genome containing:
- the LOC124882532 gene encoding proline-rich receptor-like protein kinase PERK2 isoform X1, encoding MSLTPVSCFLQCKTATPGRAHSLKTNAQPACIRKGSFRIPSGHKRNRTRSRSRPNKRVQRPTTAPPQYWQLQPTQTTPRPTLNPHPPPARGNTQMPSPTRNSNAPGQASPCPPGPDAEVAMPIPPTAPLGRTRNNILLVSK
- the LOC124882532 gene encoding proline-rich receptor-like protein kinase PERK1 isoform X2; protein product: MLELYKKTSCPSLLSARSRSRPNKRVQRPTTAPPQYWQLQPTQTTPRPTLNPHPPPARGNTQMPSPTRNSNAPGQASPCPPGPDAEVAMPIPPTAPLGRTRNNILLVSK